Below is a genomic region from Pan troglodytes isolate AG18354 chromosome X, NHGRI_mPanTro3-v2.0_pri, whole genome shotgun sequence.
TGATAGGATTGGGGGCCTTATTACAACAGAAAAGGCTGTCTGAGTACACAGCAAGAGGTCAGCTACTCACAAGGCAAGAGAAGAGGGCTCAAAATGAAACTTATGTTGCTGgcacctcgatcttggactttccagcctccagaactgtgagaaagtaaatttcttttatttatgccATTCAaggtatggtattttgttatggcagccaagcagactaatacagcaagTAAAACTCTTGGCATGTAGTAGAAATCAATTAGACAAATATACAATATAGATATAAACCGAGTAATGGGAAGGAATGTTTACCCCATTTAAAAGGATAAGCTGCTTTTAGGAAAATAAAGTTACAACTAAGGCACTTTGGAGATAGTCCTAGTTCACAGAATTTTAGAGTTGCTCTTTcacaaaagtataatttaaagcaAGCAGCACTTGtttttaattcatatatttttactattacttcatttataatatattatagggTAATATAGTAATACAGTCATGTGCAATATAGCAACATTTTCGTTAACGACGAAcagcatatacaatggtggtcccataagattataatggagctgaaaaattcctaccaCCTACTGATGTTGTAGCCATTGTAATGCCACAGCACAATGAATTACTTATGTATTTGTGATGACACTGGTATAAACAAACCGACTGTGCTGTCAGCTGTATAATAGTATAGcacaggccaggtgtgatggctcgcacctataatcccagcactgtgggaggctgaggtgggtggatcacctgaggtcaggagttcaagaccagcctgaccaatatggtgaaattctgtctctactaaaaatacaaaaattagccagccatggtggcatgcacctgtagcctcagctactcaggaggctgaaacagaattgcttgaacccgggaggcggaggttgcagtgagctgagattgcaccactgcactccagcctgggcaatagagcgagactctatctcaaaaaaaaaaaaaaaaaaaaaaaaaagaaagaaaaagaaaaagaaaaaaatgtatagcaCAGACAATTACATACAGTAcacaatacttgataatgataacaaATTActgtgttactggtttatgtatttactgtactatacattttatcattattttaaaatcgaCTCCTACTTATATAAAAAAAGTtagctgtaaaacagcctcaggcaggtccctcaggaggtattccagaaggcaTTCTGGAATATGaatatcataggagatgacagctccgtgTGTGTGACTGCACCTGAAGATCCTGCAGTGGgataagatgtggaggtggaagacagtgatactgatgatcctgaccctctctgtaggcctaggctaatgtgtgtatttgtgttttagtttttaacaaaaaagtttaaatagcaaagaatacataaaataaaaattttgaaacagagaaaagcttatggaataaggatataaagaaaaacagttttgtacagctgtacaatgtgtttgtgttttaagcgaAGTGttataaaagagtcaaaaagtttaaaaaaatttacaagtttataaagtaaaagagttgaagctaagattaatttattattgaagagatacagttttttttttttttttttttgagacaatctcgctccgtcacccaggctggagtgcagtggcgtgatctcatctcactgcaacctccgcctcctgagttcaagcgattctcctgcctcagtgcctcagcctcccaagtagctgggactacgggtgcgtgccaccatgcctggctaagtttttgtatttttagtagagatggggtttcgttgtgttaaccaggatggtctcgatctcctgacctcgtgatctgggaaatataaatattttaaaataaatttagtgtagcctaagtttACAGTGTTCATAACATTCTAGTAgtgtaatgtcctaggccttcacattcactcaccactcactcattgactcacccagagcaatttccagtcctgcaagctccattcatggtaagtactCTCAACAGGTATAGCattctttatcttttatactatattttactgtgccttttctatgtttagataggtttagatacacaaataccattatgTTACAATTGCATACAGTATTctgtacagtaacatgctgtacaggtttgtagcctggagtaataggctataccacatagcctaggtggTATACCatataggtttgtgtaagtacagtctatgatgtttgcacaacaacgaaatcacctaatgatgcactTCTCATAATGTATCCCCCTTggtaagtgatgcatgactgtggCAATATTATATTGCTATACATTATAatagtaattttataaaaatatagttatattCCATTTATAGTATTATATCCTTATACTATTGCTAttatatttataacaaatattattaatattaataattatttatgtggGCCTGATAGTGTATTATCCCAGTGAAATGTTTTCACCTTAAGTTTCGATATGTACTTAAAAATAAGTCTATTGTTTGTTAAAACTATCTAATAATTCATGGTTTTATCAATTACAGCAGGTCCCTGTTGTAGTTTCTTTCTGTCCAAATGGTCTCTCAACTTGACAAATCTTTAGGAGCATGAATTTCcatatttcaaaaaatgaaaagataaagaaatctcACTGGAAACTGTGGTTGGGCAGATACAATATGGAGACAAGTTAGATTCACTGTGCTTTACTTCCTATGAATGCAATGACACCATATACGTGTGTCCTAGTATATGTgacatttatatgtaatattaagCTCAAATTTAAAGTATCCATTGTTCTTTTGGAATCTTTCAGTAATGGAAGTTTATTCTTTCACAGGTATCATGGTTACATTTATACATACCGAGTGTCCCAGACAGAAACAGGTTCTTGGAGTGCTGAggtatagttttatttatttttgcttctgggGGTGTCAAGGAGGTATTTGAAATTTAGGCTGGTTTTATAAAAGAGCAAATTATACATTATTAAGTATTCATAAGGTTTAAATCTCTAAAGCTCCAATCCAAAATTGTTCATGGATCATTAAGAAAGCTTTAGAGAATTTTGGTCCCAGTCCTGTTTAGCCATCATTTTGCAGAGTTGTATGACTTTGGGAGAAAGATAAAAAAGTTGAAGAATTATGTCAAACTTTTAGTGACTATGTGAAATCTTAGAAAGCATATCAAAAGtaggtaaaataattaaatgaacaaTTATTTACCAAATGATACCAATATGAGTATTGGTATCGTGGGAGATTAAAAAACATGATGCTTATTTTCTAAGAGACTACAATATACTTGGGAAGTTATAACTTGAAATTAAACAGTTATGAGTGGAAGAAACTAGGCTTTGTCAACAGGTGAATCTGGGTTCCAGGTCTGGTCTCCCCTCCTCTCTGATAGGTCTATGATCTTGGGCAGGTTACTTGACTTTTCTGTGAGCCAGTTTCTTCATTCGTAAACGGAGCCTAAGAATCCTCCTTTATGCACAAGGCtcattttgaaaagtaaataagATAACACACATAAAGAAGCTGTTTGCCacaaggcctggcacacagtgagccCTCAAAAAAGTGAACTCCTGAAAATTGCCACAACTCCTATTAATAACTCAATCTgtgcatttaaatttttctgaagtCTAGACTTCAAGAAGTTAAAATAGCTCTCACGTTTACTAATTTATCAGTAAGTTGGAAAGTATAAATTACAGACCACAAATGTTTTGAACCACTGAGATGAATTAGGCCAAGTTTTCAAACACACTTTTGCTGTATTATGTAAGGATCATTAAAACTATAATACTAACTAAAGATAAAGTTATACCATTTCTAATTGAAACTATTTATacctgtttatttaaaaaattctctgtaTCACTGCAGAGATGATTGAAtaagaaattaaactttattatgaaGAAagttatgtgtaatatatactgacaaacacacacacacacacacacacacacacacacacacacacacacgtttgtaTATTATTTCACCAGAAATAGCTCTTCTCCCCAGAGAAATACCCTTCAGCTGCTGAAGAATATTATGTAAGGAAAGGATCTTAAATGCTTAGGGTTTAAcaactttgtttttaaacttgttttcctGCATTTTGAGTATAACATCATATGAGATTGTTACATGCTTGTGATCATGTTAAAGACGAGAGGGCTTATTGAACACAAATGCCCCCTCATCCTGTTGTCTGATCTGACGttgtttatataataatattgtaaTTTCCTGCACCAAGAGAGCAGAAGATTGGCATGACTTATCCGCAAatagaaaatagtttaaaaaattctgtaatttttgaaatgcatattgcatttttttctatcatcTACTAAATTTACCTTCTTAGCAGTGCTTTTCTAAGGTGAATATTAAACTAGTGTATATTCTCAGAGCTCATACCACCTGACTGGAAAAAATTTCTCTAGAGCATATTGAAGACCAGCTGTGATCTAATACATGTTTCCATGGATAACTAAGAGGTGACAGTATGGGAGATTTGCAAATTTGAAGAATAGCTGAGTTCAGTGACAGGATGAGAGTTGTCAGTGGTACAATTCTTGtgataaatgtattttcaaaactGGGTAAATGATAGATATTAATACTGATTTTTGGAACAATGTGTTAGTTTGCCATGCTGCAGGAAAAATCAGGGCAGTAGCATGCCATCATCTGTGCATATATTGTGCTAGAAATCTAGGTAAGTGAGATTTGTTTTAAAGAGTGTAATGAAATCAAACCCTGGCCCCACTGAATTATGAAAGACAGATGTCATGTGTTTTTCTAGTTTTAGAGAGACTTTTAGGTTAAATAATTGCCTAGTGTATTATCTTATATGACTCAGACTAAAAGTTTGTTACATTGTTAATTTAGATAATTCCACAATCTACTTTCATTTATTAATATGTGATTTGTTGgcaatacattattaaaaatgtacTGACATCACCCTGTTGACATCAGTGTCTTCAGGCTTTACTGGGTATATGATCAGGAGATCAGCAGATGTTAAATAATTGTCCTTATTAATCTAAGTAAAACACTGTAAAATAGGCCAGTCATTTGCTTATGAAACATCAGATCCCCAATTCAAATAGCTTCCATACTTCCAGTGCTATTATTCATTTCTGTTAGCATGGATAATCAAGTGTTAACTACATATCAGTACCCATAAAAATGTtgcttctctgttttgttttgttttgagacagagtctcactctgtcgctcaggctggagtggtggaatggcccgatctcggctcactgtaacctctgcctcccaggttcaagtgagtcccgtgcctcagcttcccaagtagccgggattgccaccacacctggctaattttcatatttttagtaaagccaggctttcaccatgttgcccaggctggtcttgaactcctgacttcaggtggtccgccggtctcagcctcccaaaatgctgggattacaggtgtgagccactgtgcccggctatgcTTCTGTTGATAAATGATTTTACAAGCCACAAGAAGCTAAAAAGATGTGTGGTTTGAAATCTTTCCACACTTTGGGTGTGtatagtttttcttctgtttgatgaCCCTAGCTTCGCTAGATCCTGTTTGGCCCAGTTCTAATCTGAAAGGCAAGAGACTGGGTCCTGGGATTCTGAGCCAGTTCTGCCTCTGGTtgtctgtgtgactttgggcaagctgattaatttctttgcattcatattttcttatctgtcaaatgggaataaCTGAATCAGCCAATAACTGCCATTTTGTGAGGAAATAGTGAAGGCAAGAGATAGGAATgtgctttgaaaatgaaaaagtgcACTGAGGAAAGTATAAGGAGGCAATTTGTGCCTATGACCTGCATTTGCAATTTGGAGACTCTATCTTGGAACCAACGAACTGTTTGgacttctgcaagaatggccatgtTATTTTGGATGAGTTCTCAATCGAGCTTTAGGAAGGTGGAGGGTAGGTGAGAGAGTGGGGTGGAGCTGGGTGAGAGAGTGTTCTACATCTACTGTGAACATATGGGGGAACACTAATATAGAGCTAAAAAGAATTTTTGTCATGTTTTCAATGAAAAATTACCCCAACATAAGGAAATGACTGAGAGTTACTATGGATAGTGTAGTATGCTATCTTCAGCATACCACTATCTAGCTGACAGAAGTCTTCATGCTAGCCTTCATGTTTTCTCATTAAATGCTAAAAAACAAACAGCTCCCACCTCAAAAATCTACCAGATGGAATAGctgaaaaacaacttaaaaaaaaactagtcaTTGTTCAATTGCTCATagcaatactattttattttatgtaaaatgacaGGTTTGAGCTGATGCCTGAAGCTTGGCTCATAAGCTTTTGCAGGAAATTGTTGTTGATTTCAGGCAGTGTCTTTGCAAGACAACTGATGTCAGGAAAGGAACACATTTTAATAGTCACCTGCAAAtaactgtctctttaaaaacacacaaataaataaataaaggtgacCTTATATAGTCTTTCATTTTCATGTCATAGAGAAAACCTTGTTACAGTGACGTGCTGATGGAGAGAACAATTTTGGGAGTATAGGGAAGTTTCCCAAGGAGGAAAAAATTTAATGTGAAGAATGGCGCAGGAAATATTGTGAGGTGAAACAGTATGAGGACTGAACTAGCCGTGCACTGTGTGCATCATAACAgccaatttttaatttcctgTGTAGCATTTTATATTGTGGGATGATGGCAGGGAGGATGGgttgttggtttttcttttgttgttgttcctcgGGCTTTTTATTAATGACCTGTaggatctgtttttttgtttttgtttttgttttttcctgtttaaCTGCATCCCCTCTGTTGGTGAATTCATTGTGGGTAATGGCCTGTATACCCTTAGAGGTTTGAGATGTCTGATGGGGAGCAGGCAGGAAGGGCAGGGCGATGAGCAAGAGCTTGTACAAACTAATACCACCTTTGGGAGAACTGAAATGACAGCTCATTAGCTCCTCTTGCAGGGAAATTCAGCCAACCAAAGTAAGCTCTTCTGgaatgttgtttttctttcttccttatgttttcaaatatttcaacaaGTTACACAAATGTTACTTCTCTTAGCATCCCTAGCACATTTTGTAGGTCTTTTTGTATCATTATGAGATAGGTAAATAATTTGCTCGGCCTTTTATTTTCCAGACAGCACCTGGGGTACATAAAAGATATTTCCggaaaataaaaaatctcatTTCAGCATTTCAGAAGCCAGATCAAGGCATTGTAATACCTCTGCAGTATCCAGTTGAGAAGAAGTCCTCAGCTAGAAGTACACAAGGTACGACAGGTATGATTTCCTCTTAATTTTTGACAGGGTTTGGAAGCTCAGAGTTATGAGTCAACCTGTTCATAACCATATAATCAATTAGAAGTTATGTAAGAAAAATGCAATGAGAAAGTAGATGTAGCCAGCAAGTCAAATGAGAGGTGACAATTTATGTGCTATAATTTTCATCTATTATTCTAATAACTTTTAAtaaatctctgtaaaaacatcaaaaattctATAAGCCCATAACATTTTAACTGCTCTTGTCTGTCTCATCTTGTTCTTTCCTGTTCCTTTAATAGGTAGCTAAGTATGATTTCACTTCACTAATTCAGACACAAATAATGTGAAAGATGGTATAATTCAGAGAACACCTGGGCTGTCCTTTATCTTTGCTTAGTAAACTGTTTTTTCCTTCAGGGACATGAAAGCTAACGTTAGCCTGGCACACATGATTCTGATTTCTGAATTGGTGGTGCTTGAATTAATGACATTTTTCTGAAGCAAAGGAAATTAAATAGTGCACTTTATTGTTCCACTGGCACATATTGTTACATATCCTGAGCAAACCTATTTTAGTGTATGTGTCGTGCTAAAGACTGAATACCAGCCAATGTCTGTAGCTATCTGATACGTGACTGTTTACTCCTCTATTGAATGGGGTTTATCATTTGTTTGGAGTAAGAGGATAGGCCTTGattgaaacaataaatatttatgataaaaGAAAACGAGTCCCTTTTTGACAGGGACCTAGGCTCAGGCATAAACTGACGATTAGACTCAAGTGGTGAATTAAATTAATGAATAGTTAGCCTTTATAATACAAATGCAAATAGAGCTCTAATTTCCAAGTTGGCTAGTTGTTTTTTTCTGCCTAATATTCCATTCTTTATAACTCAGTTTTAAATAATAGTTGCTTGAGGTATATTACTGTGTTGTGTCATAGTGAGTTTTATGCAGTTGGAAATTTTATAAGTTTGAGTTCATCTGTAATTTTAATAGTTTGTAAGtttaatttttcttgatttttgttatttttctttagggATAAGAGAAGATCCTGATGTCTGCCTGAAAGccccatgaagaaaaataaaacaccttgtactttattttctataatttaaatatatgctaAGTCTTATATATTGTAGATAATACAGTTCGGTGAGCTACAAATGCATTTCTAAAGCCATTGTAGTCCTGTAATGGAAGCATCTAGCATGACGTCAAAGCTGAAATGGACTTTTGTACATAGTGAGGAGCTTTGAAACGAGGATTGGGAAAAAGTAATTCCATAGGttattttcagttattatatttacaAATGGGAAACAAAAGGATAATGAATACTTTATAAAGGATTAATGTCAATTCTtgccaaatataaataaaaataatccccAGTTTTTGTGAAAAGCTCCATTTttagtgaaatattattttatagctactaattttaaaatgtcttgctTGATTGTATGGTGGGAAGTTGGCTGGTGTCCCTTGTCTTTGCCAAGTTCTCCACTAGCTATGGTGTCATAGGCTCTTTTGGGATTTTTGAAGCTGTATACTGTGTGCTAAAACAAGCACTAAACAAAGAGTGAAGGATTTATGTTTAATTCTGAAAGCAACCTTCTTGCCTAGTGTTCTGATATTGGACAGTAAAATCCACAGACCAACCTGGAGTTGAAaatcttataatttaaaatatgctctAAACATGTTTATCGTATTTGATGCTACAGGATTCGAAATTGTATTACAAATCCAatgaaatgagtttttcttttcatttacctCTGCCCCAGTTGTTTCTACTACATGGAAGACCTCATTTTGAAGGGAAATTTCAGCAGCTGCAGCTCATGAGTAACTGATTTGTAACCAGCCTCCTTTTAAAGTAACCCTACAAAACCACTGGAAAGTTTATggttgtattatttttttaaaaaattccaagtgATTGAAACCTACACGAGAGTCAGAATTTTATGCGGCATTTTCTTctcacatttatatttttgtgattttgtgATTGATTATATGTCACTTTGCTACAGGGCTCACagaattcattcactcaacaaacataaTAGGGCGCTGAGGGCATAGAAGTAAAAACACCTGGTCCCTGCTCTCAGTTCACTGTCTTGTTGGACGAGAAAACAATAACGATAAAAGacagtgaaagaaaataacaataaaagacaagga
It encodes:
- the SH2D1A gene encoding SH2 domain-containing protein 1A isoform X2 → MDAVAVYHGKISRETGEKLLLATGLDGSYLLRDSESVPGVYCLCVLYHGYIYTYRVSQTETGSWSAETAPGVHKRYFRKIKNLISAFQKPDQGIVIPLQYPVEKKSSARSTQGIREDPDVCLKAP
- the SH2D1A gene encoding SH2 domain-containing protein 1A isoform X1, whose product is MDAVAVYHGKISRETGEKLLLATGLDGSYLLRDSESVPGVYCLCVLYHGYIYTYRVSQTETGSWSAETAPGVHKRYFRKIKNLISAFQKPDQGIVIPLQYPVEKKSSARSTQGTTGIREDPDVCLKAP